The region TCCTCCGCGGTTTCGGACGCCGTCTGCCCGACGGTTTCGGCATCCGTGAGCAGCTCGGCATCGGCGGCCTCGAGAACGCCCAACCGGGTCCTGCGGGCCAGTTCCTCCAGGAGGAAGAGCGATCTCGAAAGGTCGATCGGCCCCGACGCCGCGGCGATCGCGCGATCGAACGCCTGGACGCGGCTGACGAAATCGGTTTGCCGGTCGAGGCGAAGCCGCCGGCCGGCCTCGGCGAGGAGGAGGGTCTCCAGCAGCTCCTCGGCGAAGGCCCCGTCGCTGATCTTTTCGGTTTTCGGCCCGGAAAGGAGCTTGAGTTCGGCGAAGTCGGCGCGCGTGACGGCCGTTCCGCCGACTTTCATCACGAGGTTGCCGGCGCCGAACACCTCGTCGAGATCGAGATTCAACATGACGAGCATCAGGAAGCCGGTCGCGAGAACGAAAAGAATGGCCGTCGCCCAGACGGCGGCCCGGGAAACCTGAACGAATCCTTCCATGCGCTGTTCCATCACGGTCTCAGGGTTGAACGGCGGAAGATGCCATCCCGGCCGTCGAAGCGGGCTCGGAAGCGGTCATTGTCGCCGGTTCCGCCACGACAGGCGGATCCTGCTCCACCGGGCACGCAGGCGGGGCTTTCAGGGCGGCCCGCAGGGGGCCGAACAGCTTTTCGGGGTCGAAGGGGCCTTCACACGAGTAGGTCACCACCCCTTCGCGGTTCACGAGAAAGACGGCCGGCGTCGGCTTCACCCCCCAGGCATCCGCGGCTTCGTAGCTGGACGAGGCGACGATCCGGTCGAGAGCGACGCAGATATCGAGGTTCCGCTTCTTCAGGAAGTTCCCGAGGCCTTTTTTCATGCGGGCCGTATCGATCGAGACGAAGACGGCCTGCACGGAATCCTGCGGCAGCGCCGCCACTTCCTCGGCGAGCATCGGCAGTTCCTCGATGCAGACGTGACAGAAAAGCGACCAGAAGAAAACGATGGTCCAGCGGCCACGCTCGGGAAACGTCATCTCGCCGCCGTCCAGTCGCTCGAGCGTCAGCACGGGAGCTTTCTGTCCGGCGACGATGAAGGTTCCGGTCGCGAGCTGGTCCGCGCGGACGGCGAGGGCGCTCATCAGCAGGAATGACAGGATGAGAATCGCACGGACACAGGCTCGCGCCGCGCCGTTCCGTTCAGAGTTTCGAGGTGACGGCATGTTCGATCTCGGCCTCCATGGATGTATCGTAGCCGATATGGCTGTAGAGGACGTTGCCGCGCATATCGAGCAGCACCATCTTCGGCAGGACGGTGACTTCATACGCGCGGCTGAGCTGCATCGCATCGTCGATCGCGAGCATGTAGGGAATGGGTTGCGGGAATTTCCGGACGAACTTCTGGACTTTCGAGAGCGGGTAGCCGGGCGGGTGGACGCCGATGACCGAGAGCCTGGCGCCGAGCTTTTCGTGCAGTCTGATGACGAACGGGATCTCCTCGATGCAGGTTCCGCAGGTGATCGACCAGAAGACGAGCAGGAGTTTTTTGCCGGACATCATTCCCGAGAGTTTGAACTTCTGCCCGTTGATGTTCGAAAGCGTGACGCCGTCGAGAGAGCTGATCGTGCCGGGCTTCTGCTCCGGCACGAAAAACCAGAGCAGCGGCAGGGTGAGCAACACCATGCCGATCAGGAGCAGGTGATTTCTGTTCATGTCGTTCCCGGTATGATACCCTCTCCGGCATCAATGGAAAAGAGCGTTGTCGGATGAAGCGAAGATTGAGGTTCAGGCTTTCGCGGGCGCAGGCGATCGTGATGACGGCCTGCTACTGCGCCGCAATTTTTTTCATTTCATCTCGACCGAGGCCGACGGAAGAGTTATTCCTGCCGACGGGCGCGATTCCGCATTTCATCGAGTATCTCGGTCTCGGCACGCTGGTCTGGACGGTCACATGGCTCGGGCGGCCGCTTCCGAGCCGAGTCAGGCGCTTTCATGCAAGCCTGGCATTCTGCGCGCTGTATGCGCTCAGCGACGAGATTCACCAGGCGTTCGTTCCCCTTCGAAGCTGCGAAGCGGCCGACTGGCTGGTCGATGTCGTCGGATCGATGGCGGGAATTCTTCTGATGGAGTGGTTGACCGCCCGGCGACTCCTCTCGCTGAGGCGTGCCTGAGAGGAACCCTCACTCCATGAGAACGATCGTGTCGGCCTGTTTATCCCCCCAGCGCCGGCCTTCGGGGTCTTTCGACATCATGAAGATCTCGAAGCCAAAGGCCGCGAGAACGAACAGAAAGCCGAGTCCGGAGCAGGTATAGACGAGAATGTTCCGGATGAACTCGATCGGAACGAGCCTCATGGCCAGAACGACCACCATCCAGAGATAGGGAACCGCGAACACGAGGTTCCGCTTTATCGACTGTTCGCCCGAGATGGGGTCGGACTTGTTCGCCGACCAGACGCGGATGCCCATGACTTTCTTCCCCGGGGTCTGCCTGTCGAGCAGGTCTGCGATGCGATAGGGCGAGTCTTTCATCAGCATGACAAAGCCGAAAAACGCCATCACGAGCATGACCAGCAGATTGATGACGATTCCGGGGAGGGGAAGAAAAGCCAGGGGAAGCATCGCGAACATGCTGGCAGCGCCCACGCAGACGCAATCGACAAACGCGGCCATCAGGCGCCTCTTGAAGGTCTCCATGGGTTGCTCCTCTTCGGCGGGCGGTGTATGCTGGCGACCCTCGAATTCGGTCGTCATCGTCGAATGTATGCATCGAAGCGGGCGATGTCAAGCGTCTCCCTCGACACTTCCTTTCAGGAGCGGGAACCATGCTGCTGGGAATCATCTCCGACACCCATCTCGAGCCGTCGAACGGGGCCGGGCTGCCGGACTGGATCGTCGAGGCGTTCGCCGGGGTCGACCTGATCCTGCACGCCGGCGACATCGAGTCGGACGCTCTCCTGCTGGAACTCGAGGCGATCGCGCCGGTCCAGGCCGTCAGGGGGA is a window of Candidatus Ozemobacteraceae bacterium DNA encoding:
- a CDS encoding peptidylprolyl isomerase; its protein translation is MEQRMEGFVQVSRAAVWATAILFVLATGFLMLVMLNLDLDEVFGAGNLVMKVGGTAVTRADFAELKLLSGPKTEKISDGAFAEELLETLLLAEAGRRLRLDRQTDFVSRVQAFDRAIAAASGPIDLSRSLFLLEELARRTRLGVLEAADAELLTDAETVGQTASETAEEARPARLHLRTILTPDEAAADAVLNAAAGGVPFAELNTSWSRSPYAGTGGDLGWVGPEDLPPGIYERCESTPVGSLTRAFSDGNGVHLFLVEAKPAASPAREDRRRLGRIRAERRQRALDRFMENARANIPWFVHPSLRRP
- a CDS encoding redoxin domain-containing protein, translating into MPSPRNSERNGAARACVRAILILSFLLMSALAVRADQLATGTFIVAGQKAPVLTLERLDGGEMTFPERGRWTIVFFWSLFCHVCIEELPMLAEEVAALPQDSVQAVFVSIDTARMKKGLGNFLKKRNLDICVALDRIVASSSYEAADAWGVKPTPAVFLVNREGVVTYSCEGPFDPEKLFGPLRAALKAPPACPVEQDPPVVAEPATMTASEPASTAGMASSAVQP
- a CDS encoding TlpA disulfide reductase family protein, with protein sequence MNRNHLLLIGMVLLTLPLLWFFVPEQKPGTISSLDGVTLSNINGQKFKLSGMMSGKKLLLVFWSITCGTCIEEIPFVIRLHEKLGARLSVIGVHPPGYPLSKVQKFVRKFPQPIPYMLAIDDAMQLSRAYEVTVLPKMVLLDMRGNVLYSHIGYDTSMEAEIEHAVTSKL
- a CDS encoding VanZ family protein, with product MKRRLRFRLSRAQAIVMTACYCAAIFFISSRPRPTEELFLPTGAIPHFIEYLGLGTLVWTVTWLGRPLPSRVRRFHASLAFCALYALSDEIHQAFVPLRSCEAADWLVDVVGSMAGILLMEWLTARRLLSLRRA
- a CDS encoding RDD family protein is translated as METFKRRLMAAFVDCVCVGAASMFAMLPLAFLPLPGIVINLLVMLVMAFFGFVMLMKDSPYRIADLLDRQTPGKKVMGIRVWSANKSDPISGEQSIKRNLVFAVPYLWMVVVLAMRLVPIEFIRNILVYTCSGLGFLFVLAAFGFEIFMMSKDPEGRRWGDKQADTIVLME